In Blautia wexlerae DSM 19850, a single window of DNA contains:
- a CDS encoding DUF6560 family protein, with the protein MIRAIIFAVFVVPIISLVLDKTQKATKKEKFTNTVFVSHAYQTVCHICSLIMVGIAIALGLFMGFDNTVGHSVVFAIFVLLIEFCAWALKRHKVVIDGNNLRITPAVGRTREISFNDISRCTEKEQIGLKIFVGNKKICTVSCDCVGYKEFLEMLKEKNLL; encoded by the coding sequence ATGATAAGAGCTATTATATTTGCTGTATTTGTTGTCCCTATTATATCTCTCGTATTAGATAAGACACAAAAAGCAACTAAAAAAGAAAAATTCACAAATACTGTTTTTGTATCACACGCCTATCAAACAGTATGTCATATTTGTTCATTGATAATGGTAGGAATTGCAATAGCTTTAGGATTGTTCATGGGATTTGATAATACGGTGGGACACTCTGTTGTTTTTGCTATTTTTGTTCTATTGATTGAATTTTGTGCGTGGGCATTAAAAAGACATAAGGTAGTAATTGACGGAAATAATTTGCGTATTACTCCTGCTGTTGGAAGAACAAGAGAAATTTCATTTAATGATATTTCCCGTTGCACAGAAAAAGAGCAAATAGGATTGAAAATATTTGTAGGAAACAAAAAAATTTGTACAGTTTCTTGCGACTGTGTTGGATATAAAGAATTTCTTGAAATGTTAAAAGAGAAAAATTTACTCTAA
- a CDS encoding GNAT family N-acetyltransferase: MDYIIREIKKEEYDLLNDFLYNAIYIPDGVEPPPKSIINCPELQEYVFEFGKRKDDRALVAEVQGNVVGAIWVRIMNDYGHIDNDTPSLAMSVFQKYRGQGIGTSLLQQLLLVEKTSGYSKLSLSVQKNNYAVKMYKKAGFLVVDENSEEYIMTVNL; this comes from the coding sequence ATGGATTATATTATACGAGAAATAAAAAAGGAAGAATATGATTTACTCAATGACTTTTTGTATAATGCAATTTATATTCCAGACGGTGTTGAGCCACCACCTAAATCAATCATTAACTGCCCAGAATTGCAAGAATATGTTTTTGAATTCGGAAAGCGAAAAGATGATAGGGCTTTAGTTGCGGAAGTTCAAGGAAATGTTGTTGGTGCTATTTGGGTACGAATAATGAACGATTACGGACACATTGACAATGATACACCGTCCCTTGCTATGTCTGTTTTTCAAAAGTATAGAGGACAAGGGATTGGAACTTCATTATTGCAACAGTTATTGTTGGTGGAAAAAACTTCTGGATATTCAAAACTTTCCTTATCTGTTCAAAAAAATAATTATGCAGTAAAGATGTATAAGAAAGCAGGTTTTCTTGTTGTTGATGAAAATAGCGAAGAATATATTATGACTGTAAATCTATAA
- a CDS encoding FtsK/SpoIIIE domain-containing protein, giving the protein MQKIFNKGHRIRASDKHLVYYFSIGTLLFVFVAVLLLLNIKQLMRTDWEHFSLLENGLTLSPYNFITILIATGVCALVVFLYYHFCYDSFKKLLHRQKLARMVLENKWYEADTVQDSGFFTDLQSRSREKIVWFPKIYYQMEKGLLHIRCEITLGKYQDQLLRLEDKLESGLYCELTDKTLHDGYIEYTLLYDMIANRITIDEVRAENGCLKLMKNLVWEYDALPHALIAGGTGGGKTYFLLTLIEALLHTNAVLYILDPKNADLADLGTVMGNVYHTKEEMIDCVNAFYEGMVQRSEEMKQHPNYKTGENYAYLGLPPCFLIFDEYVAFFEMLGTKESVGLLSQLKKIVMLGRQAGYFLIVACQRPDAKYFSDGIRDNFNFRVGLGRISELGYGMLFGSDVKKQFFQKRIKGRGYCDMGTSVISEFYTPLVPKGHDFLQTIGRLAQERQVMPEQQGKEDVIE; this is encoded by the coding sequence ATGCAAAAGATTTTTAACAAAGGACACCGTATCAGAGCCAGCGACAAGCACCTTGTCTACTACTTTTCCATAGGAACGCTTCTGTTTGTATTCGTGGCGGTTCTCCTGCTACTGAATATCAAACAGCTCATGCGTACTGATTGGGAACATTTCAGCTTGTTAGAGAACGGCTTGACGCTTTCCCCTTACAACTTCATAACTATACTGATAGCGACTGGTGTTTGTGCATTGGTCGTTTTTCTGTATTACCACTTCTGTTACGATAGTTTCAAGAAGCTCCTGCACCGTCAAAAGCTGGCAAGAATGGTACTGGAAAATAAGTGGTATGAAGCCGATACCGTACAAGACAGCGGTTTTTTTACTGACCTGCAAAGCAGATCAAGGGAAAAAATCGTCTGGTTTCCAAAGATTTATTATCAAATGGAAAAGGGACTGCTTCATATCCGCTGTGAAATTACGCTGGGAAAATATCAAGACCAGCTTTTACGGTTAGAGGATAAATTGGAAAGTGGCTTATATTGTGAGCTGACCGACAAGACCCTGCATGACGGCTATATTGAATATACTCTGCTTTATGATATGATAGCGAACCGCATTACCATTGATGAAGTACGGGCAGAAAACGGCTGTCTGAAACTGATGAAAAATCTTGTCTGGGAATATGACGCACTCCCTCACGCTCTGATTGCTGGTGGAACGGGTGGCGGTAAAACTTATTTTCTGCTGACGCTTATTGAAGCCTTACTGCATACCAACGCTGTCCTTTACATCTTAGACCCGAAGAACGCTGACCTTGCAGACTTAGGGACAGTTATGGGAAATGTGTATCACACCAAAGAAGAAATGATTGATTGTGTCAATGCCTTTTATGAGGGAATGGTACAGCGAAGTGAGGAAATGAAGCAACACCCGAACTATAAGACGGGCGAAAACTACGCCTATCTGGGACTGCCACCCTGCTTTCTTATCTTTGATGAATATGTGGCATTTTTTGAAATGCTGGGGACAAAGGAAAGCGTGGGCTTGCTTAGCCAGTTAAAGAAAATCGTTATGTTAGGACGACAAGCAGGTTATTTCCTTATCGTTGCCTGCCAGCGTCCAGACGCAAAGTATTTCTCTGACGGTATCAGAGATAACTTCAATTTCCGTGTGGGACTTGGGCGTATCAGCGAATTAGGTTACGGTATGCTGTTCGGTTCAGATGTGAAAAAGCAGTTTTTCCAGAAGCGTATCAAGGGGCGTGGCTATTGTGATATGGGAACAAGCGTGATAAGCGAATTTTACACGCCTTTAGTCCCCAAAGGACATGATTTTTTACAAACAATCGGCAGGCTTGCACAAGAAAGACAAGTCATGCCAGAACAACAAGGAAAGGAAGATGTGATTGAATAA
- a CDS encoding YdcP family protein, whose translation MRLSNGFVIDKEKTFGELKFTAVRDVFLQNEDGTPSTQLKKRIYDLKCSLHGGIIPVSVPPEVPLREFPYNAVVELVNPVADTVSRKTYTGADVDWYVKAEDIVLKNKGNQNVGSPQNHTPQGQPKK comes from the coding sequence ATGAGATTATCAAACGGGTTTGTTATTGACAAAGAGAAAACATTTGGAGAATTAAAATTTACAGCGGTGCGTGATGTGTTCTTACAGAATGAGGACGGGACACCGAGTACCCAGCTTAAAAAGCGTATCTATGATTTGAAGTGCAGTTTGCATGGTGGAATTATCCCCGTGTCTGTACCGCCAGAAGTACCGTTAAGAGAATTTCCGTACAATGCAGTTGTGGAGCTTGTCAATCCAGTAGCCGATACGGTATCAAGAAAGACCTATACGGGTGCAGATGTGGACTGGTATGTAAAGGCAGAGGATATTGTATTGAAGAATAAAGGCAATCAAAACGTAGGCAGTCCACAGAACCATACACCGCAGGGACAGCCGAAAAAATAG
- a CDS encoding DUF3789 domain-containing protein — protein sequence MWVLLKDFLLVSMGMGIGVVLMCILNIGKEADYEMKQLEESEDN from the coding sequence ATGTGGGTATTATTAAAAGACTTCCTGCTGGTATCTATGGGAATGGGTATCGGTGTAGTCTTGATGTGTATTTTGAATATCGGCAAAGAAGCTGACTATGAAATGAAACAATTAGAAGAAAGCGAGGACAATTAA
- a CDS encoding YdcP family protein, protein MEMKYVVPDMVQSFGTLEFAGESEPVFERDKNNRRVLARRSYNLYSDVQKGENVVVEIPVQAGEKKFKYEQKVKLVNPKLYGRGYAIGDMGHTDYVLVADDIVAVEEK, encoded by the coding sequence ATGGAAATGAAATATGTCGTGCCAGATATGGTACAGTCTTTTGGAACTCTTGAATTTGCAGGCGAAAGTGAGCCAGTCTTTGAAAGAGATAAAAATAACCGCAGGGTCTTAGCAAGACGAAGCTATAACCTTTATTCTGACGTACAGAAAGGCGAAAATGTTGTGGTAGAAATTCCCGTGCAGGCTGGCGAAAAAAAGTTCAAGTATGAACAGAAAGTAAAACTTGTCAATCCGAAGTTATACGGCAGAGGTTATGCAATCGGGGATATGGGACATACCGATTATGTGTTAGTTGCTGATGATATTGTAGCAGTTGAAGAAAAGTAA
- the mobT gene encoding MobT family relaxase, protein MVLNEEQWIKELREKRIAYGISQGRLALASGITREYLNKIESGKMKPSKELLETLHKELARFNPEAPLTMLFDYVKIRFPTLDIQHIIKDILKLNINYMLHEDYGRYSYTEHYSLGDIFIYTSADEEKGVLLELKGRGCRQFESYLLAQQRSWYDFLMDALVDGGVMKRIDLAINDHTGILDIPELAEKCRKREYIGKSRSYKFYQSGELIKHREDDREYMGRTLYLGSLKSDVYFCIYEKDYEQYVKLGTPLEEADIINRFEIRLRNERAYYAVRDLLTYYDAEQTAFSIINQYVRFVDEEPDKRKNDWKLNDRWAWFIGDNRQSLKLTTKPEPYTLDRTLRWVQRQVAPTLKMLKKIDKGNGTDYMETIEQQAKLTEKHEMIIKQQTTPAKDLVES, encoded by the coding sequence ATGGTTCTGAATGAAGAACAATGGATAAAAGAATTACGGGAGAAACGGATTGCTTATGGTATCTCACAAGGCAGGCTGGCGTTGGCTTCTGGTATCACAAGGGAATATCTCAACAAGATAGAAAGTGGAAAAATGAAGCCGTCAAAAGAACTTCTGGAAACTCTGCATAAAGAACTGGCAAGGTTCAATCCAGAAGCACCGCTTACCATGCTGTTTGATTATGTGAAAATCCGTTTTCCCACGCTGGATATACAGCACATCATCAAAGACATATTAAAACTGAATATCAACTATATGCTCCATGAAGATTACGGGCGTTACAGTTATACGGAGCATTATTCTTTAGGGGACATCTTTATCTATACGTCGGCTGACGAAGAAAAAGGTGTCCTTTTAGAGTTAAAGGGGCGTGGGTGCAGGCAGTTTGAAAGTTACCTGCTGGCACAGCAAAGAAGCTGGTATGACTTTCTCATGGACGCACTCGTAGACGGTGGCGTGATGAAGCGTATCGACCTTGCTATCAACGACCATACGGGCATTTTGGATATTCCAGAGCTTGCGGAAAAATGCAGGAAACGGGAATATATCGGAAAGTCCAGAAGCTATAAGTTTTACCAGTCGGGCGAGCTTATCAAGCACAGAGAGGACGACAGAGAATATATGGGACGTACCCTTTATCTTGGTTCGCTGAAATCAGATGTGTATTTCTGTATCTATGAAAAGGACTATGAGCAGTACGTCAAGCTGGGGACACCTCTGGAAGAAGCCGACATTATCAACCGTTTTGAGATACGGCTTCGGAATGAACGAGCCTATTATGCAGTACGAGATTTGCTGACCTATTATGACGCAGAGCAGACCGCCTTTTCTATCATCAACCAGTATGTGCGGTTTGTTGATGAAGAACCAGACAAGCGAAAAAATGACTGGAAACTCAATGACCGCTGGGCGTGGTTTATCGGCGATAACAGACAGAGCTTGAAGCTGACGACAAAGCCAGAGCCTTATACCTTAGACCGTACATTGCGGTGGGTACAAAGGCAGGTAGCACCAACCTTGAAAATGCTGAAAAAGATTGATAAGGGAAACGGTACAGACTACATGGAAACAATCGAACAGCAGGCAAAGCTCACAGAAAAGCATGAAATGATAATCAAACAGCAGACGACCCCTGCAAAAGATTTAGTAGAAAGTTAG